A genomic stretch from Fundulus heteroclitus isolate FHET01 unplaced genomic scaffold, MU-UCD_Fhet_4.1 scaffold_48, whole genome shotgun sequence includes:
- the cdr2l gene encoding cerebellar degeneration-related protein 2-like isoform X1: protein MLRAGRMDEFVTEEEEPWYDQRDLEQDLHLAAELGKTLLERNKELEDSLQQMYINNEEQVQEIEYLSKQLEMLREMNEQHAKVYEQLDVTARELEITNEKLVLESKASQQKIDRLTGTMEALQSQVDGLTTRVEELRTLEELRVLREKKERRKTVHSFPCLKELCTAPRSPSITHTAVCCQPSFCALLLHGNRYEDGFLLANPGSVDLVERQPLDEENDRLRDIVSSLHSAMASERSKRESVERECAAVLQEFEQLEQRLLGAEGCKLRVQELEAELLEMQQLRKSRVCLIGDMEDGLERLLSNGPEMDSPEDDGGGGGGQEEGGEGADGGAGQQGGGPVRKSCSDTALNAISAVSGRRQGGYAAHGNGARKRGMSILREVDEQYHALLEKYEELLGKCRRHEETLCHAGVQTSRPVSRDPSVREYSMASAEPSTSGVPPQTPSTPEALEGISRHVEQVDKRLSQNTPEYKALFKEIFSRLQKTKRDINSPKSRKKHK, encoded by the exons ATGCTTCGAGCTGGAAGGATGGACGAGTTTGtaacggaggaggaggagccgtGGTACGACCAGCGGGACCTGGAGCAAG ACCTGCATTTGGCTGCGGAGCTCGGCAAGACCCTCCTCGAGCGCAACAAAGAGCTGGAGGATTCCCTCCAGCAGATGTACATCAACAATGAGGAGCAAGTGCAAGAGATAGAG TACCTGTCCAAGCAGCTGGAAATGCTGAGGGAGATGAACGAGCAGCACGCCAAGGTGTACGAGCAGCTGGACGTGACGGCCCGCGAGCTGGAAATCACCAACGAGAAGCTGGTGCTGGAGAGCAAGGCGTCGCAGCAGAAGATCGACAG GCTGACCGGCACCATGGAGGCGCTGCAGAGTCAGGTGGACGGCCTGACGACTCGGGTGGAGGAGCTGCGgaccctggaggagctgaggGTGctcagagagaagaaggagcgGCGCAAAACCGTCCACTCGTTCCCGTGCCTGAAGGAGCTCTGCACGGCTCCCAGGTCGCCATCCATAACGCACACGGCAGTCTGCTGCCAGCCCAGTTTCTGTGCTCTCCTTTTACATGGCAACAG ATATGAGGACGGCTTCCTGTTGGCCAACCCCGGGAGTGTAGACCTGGTGGAGCGCCAGCCCCTGGACGAGGAGAACGACCGCCTCAGAGACATCGTCTCGTCCCTGCACTCGGCCATGGCCTCGGAGCGCTCCAAGCGCGAGAGCGTGGAGCGGGAGTGCGCCGCCGTGCTGCAGGAGTTCGAGCAGCTGGAGCAGCGCCTCCTGGGCGCCGAGGGCTGCAAGCTGCgggtgcaggagctggaggccgAGCTGCTGGAGATGCAGCAGCTCAGGAAGTCCAGGGTGTGTCTGATCGGGGACATGGAGGACGGCCTAGAGAGGCTGCTCAGCAACGGCCCCGAGATGGACAGCCCGGAGGacgacggcggcggcggcggcggacaGGAGGAGGGAGGCGAGGGAGCCGACGGAGGAGCCGGGCAGCAAGGCGGAGGCCCCGTGCGGAAGAGCTGCAGCGACACGGCCCTGAACGCCATCTCGGCCGTCTCTGGAAGGCGGCAGGGCGGCTACGCGGCTCACGGCAACGGCGCACGCAAGCGGGGCATGTCCATCCTGCGGGAGGTGGACGAGCAGTACCACGCCCTGCTGGAGAAGTACGAGGAGCTCCTGGGCAAGTGCCGGCGCCACGAGGAGACCCTCTGCCACGCCGGGGTGCAGACGTCACGGCCCGTCTCCAGAGACCCCTCCGTGAGGGAGTACAGCATGGCGTCCGCCGAGCCCTCCACGTCCGGGGTCCCGCCTCAGACCCCCTCCACCCCGGAGGCGCTGGAGGGGATCAGCAGGCACGTGGAGCAGGTGGACAAGCGGCTGAGTCAGAACACGCCCGAGTACAAGGCCCTGTTCAAGGAGATCTTCTCCCGGCTGCAGAAGACCAAGAGGGACATAAACTCCCCGAAGAGCCGGAAGAAGCACAAATAG
- the cdr2l gene encoding cerebellar degeneration-related protein 2-like isoform X2: protein MLRAGRMDEFVTEEEEPWYDQRDLEQDLHLAAELGKTLLERNKELEDSLQQMYINNEEQVQEIEYLSKQLEMLREMNEQHAKVYEQLDVTARELEITNEKLVLESKASQQKIDRLTGTMEALQSQVDGLTTRVEELRTLEELRVLREKKERRKTVHSFPCLKELCTAPRYEDGFLLANPGSVDLVERQPLDEENDRLRDIVSSLHSAMASERSKRESVERECAAVLQEFEQLEQRLLGAEGCKLRVQELEAELLEMQQLRKSRVCLIGDMEDGLERLLSNGPEMDSPEDDGGGGGGQEEGGEGADGGAGQQGGGPVRKSCSDTALNAISAVSGRRQGGYAAHGNGARKRGMSILREVDEQYHALLEKYEELLGKCRRHEETLCHAGVQTSRPVSRDPSVREYSMASAEPSTSGVPPQTPSTPEALEGISRHVEQVDKRLSQNTPEYKALFKEIFSRLQKTKRDINSPKSRKKHK, encoded by the exons ATGCTTCGAGCTGGAAGGATGGACGAGTTTGtaacggaggaggaggagccgtGGTACGACCAGCGGGACCTGGAGCAAG ACCTGCATTTGGCTGCGGAGCTCGGCAAGACCCTCCTCGAGCGCAACAAAGAGCTGGAGGATTCCCTCCAGCAGATGTACATCAACAATGAGGAGCAAGTGCAAGAGATAGAG TACCTGTCCAAGCAGCTGGAAATGCTGAGGGAGATGAACGAGCAGCACGCCAAGGTGTACGAGCAGCTGGACGTGACGGCCCGCGAGCTGGAAATCACCAACGAGAAGCTGGTGCTGGAGAGCAAGGCGTCGCAGCAGAAGATCGACAG GCTGACCGGCACCATGGAGGCGCTGCAGAGTCAGGTGGACGGCCTGACGACTCGGGTGGAGGAGCTGCGgaccctggaggagctgaggGTGctcagagagaagaaggagcgGCGCAAAACCGTCCACTCGTTCCCGTGCCTGAAGGAGCTCTGCACGGCTCCCAG ATATGAGGACGGCTTCCTGTTGGCCAACCCCGGGAGTGTAGACCTGGTGGAGCGCCAGCCCCTGGACGAGGAGAACGACCGCCTCAGAGACATCGTCTCGTCCCTGCACTCGGCCATGGCCTCGGAGCGCTCCAAGCGCGAGAGCGTGGAGCGGGAGTGCGCCGCCGTGCTGCAGGAGTTCGAGCAGCTGGAGCAGCGCCTCCTGGGCGCCGAGGGCTGCAAGCTGCgggtgcaggagctggaggccgAGCTGCTGGAGATGCAGCAGCTCAGGAAGTCCAGGGTGTGTCTGATCGGGGACATGGAGGACGGCCTAGAGAGGCTGCTCAGCAACGGCCCCGAGATGGACAGCCCGGAGGacgacggcggcggcggcggcggacaGGAGGAGGGAGGCGAGGGAGCCGACGGAGGAGCCGGGCAGCAAGGCGGAGGCCCCGTGCGGAAGAGCTGCAGCGACACGGCCCTGAACGCCATCTCGGCCGTCTCTGGAAGGCGGCAGGGCGGCTACGCGGCTCACGGCAACGGCGCACGCAAGCGGGGCATGTCCATCCTGCGGGAGGTGGACGAGCAGTACCACGCCCTGCTGGAGAAGTACGAGGAGCTCCTGGGCAAGTGCCGGCGCCACGAGGAGACCCTCTGCCACGCCGGGGTGCAGACGTCACGGCCCGTCTCCAGAGACCCCTCCGTGAGGGAGTACAGCATGGCGTCCGCCGAGCCCTCCACGTCCGGGGTCCCGCCTCAGACCCCCTCCACCCCGGAGGCGCTGGAGGGGATCAGCAGGCACGTGGAGCAGGTGGACAAGCGGCTGAGTCAGAACACGCCCGAGTACAAGGCCCTGTTCAAGGAGATCTTCTCCCGGCTGCAGAAGACCAAGAGGGACATAAACTCCCCGAAGAGCCGGAAGAAGCACAAATAG